One genomic region from Harpia harpyja isolate bHarHar1 chromosome 1, bHarHar1 primary haplotype, whole genome shotgun sequence encodes:
- the COMMD7 gene encoding COMM domain-containing protein 7 has translation MGLLNFTREPVPEAVSGDMHNLNQLSAQQFSALTEVLFRFLTEPKEVERFLTQLSDFATMNKISLGPLKNIVKSILLVPNGALKRNLSSEQVRADFIALGLSEEKASYFAEQWKVNSPTLTRLAVGQTLMINQLIDMEWKFGVTAGSSELEKVGSIFLQLKLVIKKGSQMENVYVELTLPQFYSFLHEMERVKTSLESFS, from the exons ATGGGGCTGCTCAACTTCACCCGGGAGCCGGTGCCGGAGGCGGTGAGCGGCGACATGCACAACCTCAACCAGCTCAGCGCCCAG CAATTCTCGGCGCTGACTGAAGTGCTCTTCCGCTTTCTAACAGAGCCCAAGGAG GTGGAAAGGTTTCTGACTCAGCTCTCAGACTTTGCCACCATGAATAAAATCAGCTTGGGCCCCCTGAAAAACATTGTCAAAAGTATTCTTCTGGTACCTAATG GTGCCCTGAAGAGGAATTTGTCTTCTGAGCAAGTCAGAGCAGATTTTATTGCTCTAG GCCTCAGTGAAGAGAAAGCCAGTTATTTTGCAGAACAG TGGAAGGTGAATTCCCCCACCCTAACACGCCTGGCTGTTGGTCAGACGCTGATGATTAACCAGCTGATAGATATGGAGTGGAAGTTTGGAG TGACTGCTGGGAGCAGTGAACTGGAAAAAGTGGGAAGTATCTTCTTACAG ctGAAGCTGGTGATTAAAAAAGGGAGCCAAATGGAAAACGTATATGTAG agttAACTTTGCCCCAGTTCTACAGTTTTCTGCATGAAATGGAACGGGTCAAAACCAGTCTGGAAAGCTTCAGCTAA